The DNA segment TGCACATCCGCTTTGAGAACGGTGCAGTTCGCAACAGCTTTGAGGCGCCCTATCTTGTCAATTACAAGATGGGTGTAAGACCTCTCGGGCCTCGTCCTTGGAATACCGGCCCTGGAGATGCAACCGCTGTGCAGGTTCTGCGCGGTCGCCTAGATCCCAAACTTAATCAGGAAATAACTATTCCTGCTCGCAGCCGCATTGTCCTATTTCAGACCCAGTTGCCTGCGCTCGGCATTGCTAACGCCCTGTTGAAAGGCAGAAGTGATGGACCTTTTCAGATGGCTGTTGTTGCGGCTAAGGACCCCAATAGCGACTGGGATCTAATCTCTATTTTGGATCAGGGCCGTCTTGCCCCGGGCAGGGTTTATCTGAACCGCATTGCTGACATCAAAAGCCGCCGCATTTTCTCCCGTGTGGGAGGTGTCGCCATAGGTGATGCATACCAAGCCACCCTCACCCACAATCTCGCGCAGCAAGGCCCATTACATATTCCCCTAACCAGTACTAATCGCCATAATTTTGGTACCCGCGAGATCCAGGTAAATCCTCTTGCAAGCCGCATGCTGGATTCATCCTTAGACAATGTGGGCACCTACGGCGTTCGCTTTGATGTCGATCTGAATCTCAAGGGTGCTGGCCCCTATGAGTTGGTTCTCAGCCACCCCACCGCCTCAGGCACTGGTAAACCTTTCACCGCCTTCAGGGGATCACTGCAAGTGCGCACAGAGGAAGGACTTCAAGAAATGCACGTTGGCATGCGCTCTGGCCAAAGTTTGCCTCTCACCTCTTTGAATCTTCGGGGGGGTGTATCCAACCCAGTTCGGATCAGTTTGGTATATCCGGCCGATGCCACCCCTGGTCACCTACTCAGCATCGTGCCAGCCAGTCAGGTAGCCATGGTCAAGGAGCGAGAACGTTTGCTTGAGCTGGCTCGCAACACAGCCTCCCCCGCGGCGATGAGGCCCCCCCAGTCCCTGCCTGCGATTCCTGATCAAGATCTTGAGGGTCAGGATGGATCAGAAGAAATGACCCCGTTGGTGCTGCAACCACGTTTCCCCAGCCTGCCGCCCCTCAGAACAAATCCACCGCCACCACCGCCTATTTCACAGCCGCGTTATTCCCCCAACCAGACTTCAACACCTGGGAATCAATCCTTGGTTGATCGCTACCAGCAGGCCCTGGAAGCGCAGCAGGAGATGATGCGCGGCCTTATTGGCCGCTAGGCATGGCTAAGCCGGCGGACCCCAATCGTCGCCGCTTCAGTCTGGAGCTGCCGGTCGATTTGCTCGATAAAATTGATGCGCTGCGGGCGGAGTGGGGCATCCGCAGTCGCGGAGACACTTTTGAGCGTTTGCTACAAGAGATCTTCCCAAATAGTGAGGAGGTCGAGACCTCAGTTCTTGCCGACGACGGCAATCACTTGCCTGATGGCTATCTGAGCGGACAAACCAGCCTGGAATCAACCTTCAACGAACAGGGGGCGTTGGTGTTGATGACCAGAGGCTCCGGGGGAGACCTATGCCTGGATCGGGAATCAGCTGATCCGGAATTTGCCTTCAACTTCGACGTTGATGCGTCGATGGCAGCGGAAGTGCGCCCTCGTCAGAGCGGCATTGACTTACCTGGCTTTGTGAGGCGTCAATCTGACCAGCTCAAGCGCAGTCTGCAGCCCCTACGCCAACCCATGGATCTGGCGCAAGAACCCCTCCCCCATGTAGGCGGTGATGTGCTCAAACGCTCCCTGGCCAGAGCTCGTGACCACTGGCTTGAGCTCTACGGCAAGGTTGCCAATGAGGCGGTACTGGAAGCCGCAATGGTGTGGTTAGCTCAGGACATTTGGGCCCAGAGTGATCAGAGTGAGGGGCGCCCTTTTACTTGGTCGCTTGCCTGCGATGTGGTGGCTAATACGGCTCCCAGCTGGGGCAGGGAACCCGCAACTTTTGAGCGAGTCATGGTGATGGCAGGTTTGCTGGAGGATCCCTTCAGCACTTCCACCCTGGAACTTCGCTTACCAACGCTGATCAGGCGCTTTGTTCATCGTTTCCGCAAGCGACGTAAAGGCACATCGTTCCAGACTCTGGAACACACCATGACCCTGCATGGAGCCTTGAAGC comes from the Cyanobium sp. Tous-M-B4 genome and includes:
- a CDS encoding J domain-containing protein; translated protein: MAKPADPNRRRFSLELPVDLLDKIDALRAEWGIRSRGDTFERLLQEIFPNSEEVETSVLADDGNHLPDGYLSGQTSLESTFNEQGALVLMTRGSGGDLCLDRESADPEFAFNFDVDASMAAEVRPRQSGIDLPGFVRRQSDQLKRSLQPLRQPMDLAQEPLPHVGGDVLKRSLARARDHWLELYGKVANEAVLEAAMVWLAQDIWAQSDQSEGRPFTWSLACDVVANTAPSWGREPATFERVMVMAGLLEDPFSTSTLELRLPTLIRRFVHRFRKRRKGTSFQTLEHTMTLHGALKLLQLPTAPGQRLTLRQIREAYRELAMSHHPDSGGTEETMRRLNEAYQLLKELYRNE
- a CDS encoding DUF3370 family protein — its product is MAGQQARPLNGTFNKVPVLHSNQPEEVEGPGILISTAPGYAYAEETGRPLRNAEFTFNGDFGVHMHHKYFPPNRRQLSPTARRPELTLGLILINPGLRAVHIRFENGAVRNSFEAPYLVNYKMGVRPLGPRPWNTGPGDATAVQVLRGRLDPKLNQEITIPARSRIVLFQTQLPALGIANALLKGRSDGPFQMAVVAAKDPNSDWDLISILDQGRLAPGRVYLNRIADIKSRRIFSRVGGVAIGDAYQATLTHNLAQQGPLHIPLTSTNRHNFGTREIQVNPLASRMLDSSLDNVGTYGVRFDVDLNLKGAGPYELVLSHPTASGTGKPFTAFRGSLQVRTEEGLQEMHVGMRSGQSLPLTSLNLRGGVSNPVRISLVYPADATPGHLLSIVPASQVAMVKERERLLELARNTASPAAMRPPQSLPAIPDQDLEGQDGSEEMTPLVLQPRFPSLPPLRTNPPPPPPISQPRYSPNQTSTPGNQSLVDRYQQALEAQQEMMRGLIGR